Proteins from a single region of Numenius arquata chromosome Z, bNumArq3.hap1.1, whole genome shotgun sequence:
- the GCNT1 gene encoding beta-1,3-galactosyl-O-glycosyl-glycoprotein beta-1,6-N-acetylglucosaminyltransferase yields MLKRKLRFCHNSRFRLFLGLTLILVIISVLKVNQKQHFLNRGHLELTKEEPIGNVNCTKIIEGDIEEIQKVKLEMLLMSFKKRHRLTANDYINMTADCASFTKTRKYIMEPLSTEEAEFPIAYSIVVYHKIEMLDRLLRSIYAPQNFYCIHVDKKSPESFFAAVKGIVSCFDNVFISSQLESVVYASWSRVQADINCMKDLYRRSSNWKYLINLCGMDFPIKTNQEIVEKLKALKGENSLETEKMPIYKEVRWKKHHEIIDGKIKNTGIDKELPPLSTPIFSGSAYFVVSRRFVEYVLESSKILKFIEWAKDTYSPDEYLWATIQRIPEVPGAVSSSVKYDVSDMNALARFVKWQYFEGDILKGAPYPPCSGVHVRSVCVFGVGDLNWILRNHHFFANKFDTDVDPFAVKCLEEHLRHKALYL; encoded by the coding sequence ATGCTGAAGAGGAAATTACGGTTTTGCCACAACTCGCGCTTCAGGCTTTTCTTGGGTCTAACTCTTATTTTAGTAATCATTTCGGTTTTAAAAGTTAACCAGAAACAACACTTCTTAAATCGGGGACATCTAGAGCTGACAAAAGAAGAACCTATTGGCAATGTTAACTGCACCAAGATTATAGAAGGGGATATAGAAGAAATTCAAAAAGTAAAGCTTGAGATGTTGCTAATGTCATTTAAGAAACGCCACAGACTAACAGCAAATGATTATATTAACATGACAGCAGACTGTGCCTCCTTCACCAAGACTAGGAAATACATTATGGAACCTCTCAGCACTGAAGAAGCAGAATTTCCAATCGCTTACTCAATAGTGGTTTATCACAAAATTGAGATGCTTGATCGACTTCTAAGATCAATCTATGCCCCTCAGAATTTTTACTGCATTCATGTTGACAAAAAGTCTCCAGAATCATTTTTTGCTGCTGTGAAGGGAATAGTCTCATGTTTTGATAATGTCTTTATTTCTAGCCAGTTAGAGAGTGTTGTATATGCTTCATGGAGCAGAGTGCAGGCAGACATTAACTGCATGAAAGATCTCTACAGAAGAAGTTCAAACTGGAAATACCTAATAAACCTCTGCGGCATGGACTTTCCTATAAAGACCAACCAGGAAATAGTAGAGAAATTAAAAGCCCTTAAAGGTGAAAACagcttggaaacagaaaaaatgcccATTTATAAAGAAGTAAGGTGGAAAAAACACCATGAGATTATTGATGGTAAAATAAAGAACACAGGCATAGACAAAGAACTACCACCTCTCAGTACTCCAATTTTTTCTGGTAGTGCCTATTTTGTAGTTAGTAGAAGATTTGTAGAATACGTATTAGAAAGCAGCAAAATACTTAAGTTCATTGAGTGGGCAAAAGACACATACAGCCCAGATGAGTACCTGTGGGCAACAATTCAGAGAATCCCTGAAGTCCCGGGTGCAGTTTCTTCTAGTGTCAAGTATGATGTTTCTGACATGAATGCACTGGCCAGGTTTGTCAAGTGGCAGTACTTTGAAGGCGACATATTGAAAGGTGCACCCTACCCACCATGCAGTGGAGTTCATGTTCGCTCTGTCTGTGTTTTTGGGGTAGGAGACCTGAACTGGATCCTACGAAACCACCACTTCTTTGCTAATAAGTTTGACACTGATGTTGACCCTTTTGCAGTGAAATGCTTGGAAGAGCATTTGCGACACAAAGCTTTGTATCTGTGA